A window of Primulina huaijiensis isolate GDHJ02 chromosome 9, ASM1229523v2, whole genome shotgun sequence contains these coding sequences:
- the LOC140984401 gene encoding protein PAT1 homolog 1-like — MKKLGDGKDFSDPNDSGSGSLSDGAAFVASQYSFFGKDVIDVMDTVELGGLEDEEEGVSVLGGGLGGEEELQEYQLFGKNEGSIFGSLSEIDDLATTFAKLNKVVSGPRHPGIIGDRGSGSGSFSRESSSATDWAREADFPDWLDHRMSDSEGYDENKRWSSQPHLSSLYHPKSKPLHRTSSYPQQQPQLQRFSSEPILVPKSSFTSFPPSGSLQASTNNFSHHNFLSLAGGSQSPFSLPNQSPLSGSSLCFAEMPIGFCDNANMLHSISPNFSHNNRLRNQCSSNTYLLRGDNSILLNNFLQHQYQTGLLPPLIPSQQQRLHLPYHSPLANFSALPPHTYNTFPSPSYFGNYAYTDKRESKSKSARRDRHSARLSHQGPDSSGHRSESHLPQFKSKHMTAEEIETILKIQQAATHGNDPYVDDYYHQACLAKQSAESSSKYRFCPSHPREQSSRSRNSAESQPYFHVDALGKVRFSSIRRPQPLLEIDPPPSASGDGTAEHKSSQKPLEQEPMLAARVTIEDGFRLLLDVDDIDRLLQFTQPEDGGSHLRRKRHVLLEGLAASLRLVDPLGRSSNPIGLSPKDDILFLRLVSVSKGQKLISRFLRLLLTGSELARIVCMAIFRHLRFLFGGLPSDPEAADTNNGLAKAVTLCVSSMDLNSLSACLAAVVCSSEQPPLRPIKSPAGDGASIILTSVLDRATHLLTGSQTPSHFSMPNYTLWQASFDAFFGLLTKYCMSKYDSIMWSLTTESPLNSEAEATRAVSREMPVELLRASLPHTNESQKKLLLNFAQRSMPVTGLNTHDGGGGQINPESVRG, encoded by the exons ATGAAGAAGTTGGGGGATGGGAAGGATTTCAGTGACCCCAACGACTCGGGTTCTGGCTCTCTTTCTG ATGGAGCAGCTTTCGTTGCATCTCAGTACTCGTTTTTTGGGAAAGATGTTATTGATGTTATGGATACAGTGGAATTAGGGGGTTTGGAAGATGAAGAAGAGGGTGTTTCTGTTCTTGGAGGTGGACTTGGTGGCGAGGAAGAGTTGCAAGAGTATCAATTATTTGGCAAAAATGAG GGATCAATATTTGGATCATTGTCTGAAATTGATGATCTGGCGACTACTTTTGCAAAG ttGAACAAAGTTGTTTCTGGGCCAAGGCACCCTGGAATTATTGGCGATCGAGGATCTGGATCCGGATCTTTTTCTAGGGAGA GTTCATCTGCTACAGATTGGGCACGAGAGGCAGATTTTCCCGACTGGCTTGACCATCGTATGTCTGACTCAGAAGGTTATGATGAAAATAAGAGATGGTCATCAcagcctcatctctcttctctGTATCATCCAAAATCTAAACCGTTGCATAGAACATCGTCATACCCTCAGCAGCAGCCACAACTCCAACGGTTCTCTAGTGAGCCTATTTTGGTCCCAAAATCTTCTTTCACTTCCTTCCCACCATCAGGATCGCTACAAGCTTCAACGAATAATTTTAGTCATCATAATTTCTTATCTCTTGCTGGTGGATCTCAGTCACCCTTCTCTTTGCCAAACCAGTCTCCATTATCTGGTTCAAGTCTTTGTTTTGCCGAAATGCCTATTGGGTTTTGTGATAATGCTAACATGCTGCACTCAATCTCCCCTAACTTCTCACATAACAATCGGCTGCGAAATCAGTGTAGTAGTAACACCTATCTTCTTCGTGGTGATAATTCTATCCTCTTAAACAATTTTTTACAACATCAGTATCAAACTGGGTTATTACCACCACTAATACCCTCTCAGCAACAGAGATTGCATCTTCCATATCATTCGCCTTTAGCCAATTTTTCAGCATTACCACCTCACACTTACAACACCTTCCCTTCACCATCATATTTTGGTAACTATGCGTACACTGATAAAAGAGAGTCAAAATCTAAATCAGCGCGCAGGGATAGACATTCTGCCCGACTTTCTCACCAAGGGCCCGATTCTAGCGGCCATAGGAGTGAGAGTCATTTGCCACAGTTTAAATCAAAACATATGACCGCTGAGGAAATAGAGACCATTCTTAAAATTCAGCAGGCCGCCACCCATGGAAACGACCCATATGTAGATGATTATTATCATCAAGCCTGTCTTGCCAAACAATCTGCTGAATCAAGTTCAAAATATCGGTTTTGCCCTTCACACCCAAGGGAACAATCTTCCAGGTCCCGTAACAGTGCTGAATCACAACCATATTTCCATGTtgatgcacttggaaaagttcGCTTTTCTTCAATTCGTAGGCCCCAGCCTCTTCTTGAAATTGATCCTCCTCCCTCTGCTAGTGGAGATGGTACTGCTGAGCATAAATCATCTCAGAAGCCTTTGGAACAGGAACCAATGCTTGCTGCAAGGGTCACTATTGAGGATGGGTTTCGCCTTCTTTTGGATGTTGACGATATTGACCGGCTCTTACAGTTTACTCAACCCGAAGATGGGGGAAGTCATCTTAGGCGGAAGCGCCATGTTCTATTAGAAGGCTTAGCTGCTTCTCTTCGGCTTGTTGATCCGCTTGGTAGAAGTAGTAATCCTATCGGGCTGTCTCCCAAGGATGATATTTTGTTTCTACGATTAGTTTCTGTTTCTAAAGGTCAGAAGCTTATTTCAAGGTTTCTTCGCCTTCTTTTAACTGGAAGTGAACTTGCTCGAATAGTTTGCATGGCCATCTTCCGCCATTTAAGATTTCTGTTTGGTGGCCTTCCCTCTGATCCAGAAGCAGCTGATACCAATAATGGTCTTGCAAAAGCAGTTACTCTGTGTGTTAGTAGTATGGATCTTAATTCACTTAGTGCTTGTCTTGCTGCTGTAGTTTGTTCCTCAGAGCAGCCACCTCTTCGCCCGATAAAGAGCCCTGCTGGAGATGGTGCCTCCATTATTTTAACGTCTGTTTTAGATAGAGCAACTCACTTGTTAACAGGTTCGCAGACTCCCAGCCACTTCAGCATGCCTAATTACACTCTTTGGCAGGCTTCATTTGATGCGTTCTTCGGTCTCTTGACAAAGTACTGCATGAGTAAATATGATAGCATAATGTGGTCATTAACCACTGAAAGCCCACTAAACTCAGAGGCAGAAGCGACAAGAGCTGTGAGCAGGGAGATGCCTGTGGAACTTCTACGTGCCAGTCTCCCACACACTAATGAGAGTCAGAAGAAATTGTTATTGAATTTTGCTCAGCGATCCATGCCTGTTACTGGATTAAATACTCACGATGGAGGTGGTGGACAAATAAATCCTGAATCAGTGAGGGGTTAG